The following is a genomic window from Elaeis guineensis isolate ETL-2024a chromosome 10, EG11, whole genome shotgun sequence.
AATGGAAAGCTGTGTTCATATAACCATGTTATGATATGTCTGTGTTGAGTCTGTTGACCATATCAGATTTTTGTGACTGTAATAATTCGTTGAAAGAAGGCATATGgcttctcttttctatttttttctgctTAATTTCTGATTTGCGCAAAACAACTTGGTTTTATGTGAACCACTATTACTTTCAACCTTTGGTATAAGTTCAGCTGCATGTCATGATAATGACAGCTCAGATGAAGCTGGCGAAATTCATCACTTAGTAGATGCGAGCAAGTCTTCAATCAACAAACCAACCATCATACAAGCAGGAGAACATACTTCATGTTTGGGAACAGGATCATGTAAAAACATCATGAATCAATCGAATCTTCTCAAGAAAAGTTTCACAGAAAAATACCCGCAGCCTTGAGTTGTTTTTCAAGTTCCAGACCTACAGCTTCATTCTCTGCCTGGACATTTAAGTGTGGCActcaatttaaaaaatacttgTCATCCAATTAACAAAGAAAAACTAGTTTCATGATGCCATTGATGGATGAAGCCTATTTTCATTATAAGCTAAGCTATCCCACTTCAACAGATGAGGTCAAAGACTAGATCAAGATTAGTCACTTTACCTGGAGTTCTGCAATTTTTTTCAACTGAGCTTCTTCTCCCGACAACGGCAAGGCAGAAACAAGTGCATCGAACTGCAAAAGAAGGATGTTTGTCACAAGGGTAAGACTCAAATTTCCTGAGAGAATAtgtgaattaaaaaataaaataaagaatggATGCGGCATTTCAGACCATGACTCGAAATTTATATTTGCAATTAACTAATGGTATATGAAAATGCACAAACAGAAAACAGTCAAGAAAAGTCACTACAAAAATTAGCTTCAAGCGAACGGAGTACATGTTATATTAACCCAAACAGAATACTTAGGACCAAAGCATGTAAGCCAACTACTGCATGCAAATTCTCAAAGGGAAATCAAAAGCCGTAAGCAACAAAATTGAACAGACTGAATGCCATGTATTGTTACCAAGCGGCTCACATATTAAAACTTTTAAAATATTCAACTTTAATAAATTATGCAGTCAGGTATCTAAAAGATGTTCAAAAACTTTATTCACCTTTTTTGCAGCATCAACTAGAGCTGCACTCATTGCCTTGGGATGCTCTGCAATGTTGATTGTCTCCTCGGAGGGCTTACTGGTTGGTTCAGGATAATTTGGCGAAAGTCGGACTGGTGGGGCATCTCTTTGCAGTGTTCCAAACGTATTCAAAGCAAGAAGAGCAATTGTATTGACTTGTTCTTGTAGCTGAGATATTATGTCCATAACTAAAAACCTCCAACAGAATTACTCctgaagaaaaaggaaaataaatAATCAGCTTCAAAGGGTCTTCATATATTTGTATCTTTGGAAAGACTTCCACGTTTAAACTTTAACTCTACTATCATGGAACTCACATTTGATAGCAAAAAGTATTCCTCAAGCATTCAGGAAGATAAATAATATTACTGGGTTTATAAGTTCTCAATTTCTAAATCATTCTCTGAGGGATGTTGTCAGATATGATTCTTAAGCCACAAGGTCACGCTACGGCAAGTTGATGCACTTTCTTCAACAATAGATGAAATGTTCTGTTTGCTGCTACAGCCTCATAAAGAAAGACAGGTAGAAGAATCCTTGAGAACAAA
Proteins encoded in this region:
- the LOC105052600 gene encoding mediator of RNA polymerase II transcription subunit 21 produces the protein MDIISQLQEQVNTIALLALNTFGTLQRDAPPVRLSPNYPEPTSKPSEETINIAEHPKAMSAALVDAAKKFDALVSALPLSGEEAQLKKIAELQAENEAVGLELEKQLKAAEQELKQVQALFHQAADNCLNLKKPD